The DNA region AGTTTTCAATGCTTGCACAAGAATCCTATTCACAACTTCTTTTTGGCCTTAGCTTGAGTATAGGCAACAGAGGTGAAATACCGAGTGATCTTCATTTCCCGACACCAAGATGTAATCTCTTTGCCCTGAAACAATGTCTTCCATTATCTGAGATCAGTCTTCTAGGTACTTCAAACTGACATACTATGTTCTTCCACAGCAATTTCAAGACTTCTTGCTCAGTTATCTTGGCCAAGGGCTCAGCTTCCACCCATTTAGAAAAATATTCCACAGTTACCAACAAAATTTCTTTTGAGCCCGAGCAATAGGAAAAGGACAGACGATGTCCATACCCCACTAGTCAAAAGGACAAGATGCCCAGATAGGCTTCATAAGAGTGGCCGGACTGTGCTGAAAGTTTGAATGATGTTGACATCCTTCACAAGCCTGTACCACCCGGGAAGAGTCCTGGCTAATAGTTGGCCACCAGAATCCGGCAAGCATTGTCTTCCGGGCCAAAGATATTCCTCCAAGATGTTCACCGCAGCACCCATCATGAATTTCCTAGAGGACATAATCCACCTTCTCCACACGTAAGCATTTTAATAGAGGTCCCTGGAATGATCTCCTGTATAAGacattatttaagagaacaaacctgggagTTTGTCTCTTGATCTTCTGGGCTCGGGCTTTGTCTTAAGGTAATTAATTGTTTATAATGAATTTGATCAGGGGTGTCATCCAGGAGTCCTCGGGAGCTGGCAATATTTCTTCCTCTGAGGAGAGGACTAGTCAGGAAACAAGCAATACTTCCCGGGTTCTGGCTTCTGATAAAGAAGCAGCCATTTTTGCCAAAGCATCTGCTTCGTTATTCTCTTCCCGGGGTATttgttcaatactccaatccGCAAAGACTTCTGACAGGCTTTAATGAGCTGTAGATATTTGAGCATCCTATCATCCTTAGCTTCATAAACACCCTTGATCTGCTGTGTAATCAATTGTGAATCAGAGTATAAAATAATCCGGGAAGCTCCAACTTCCCGGGCAGCTCTGATGCCGGCAAGAACAGCCTCATACTCAGCCTCATTATTAGTTACCCGGGAATCAATTCTCAAGGCCATCTTAACCTTTTCTCCCAGGGGAGATATTATCACCACCCCTACTCCACATCCAGCAAGGCTAGACGCCCCATCCACAAAAACTCTCCATACCTTCTCTTGATCGGGCTGAACCATCTCAGATAGAAAATCTGATAAGGCCTGTGCTTTGATGGCAACCCGAGGCTTatacaaaatatcatactcCCCCAATTCCACTGACCACTTGATCATCTGTCCGGATACCTCTGAGTGAGTCATAATCCTCCCCAAAGGGCTATTGGTGAGCACTATGATTTGATGTGACAGGAAATATGGTCGCAACTTCCTAGCAGTCATAACCAAAGCCAAGGaaatcttctctacttcactgtaCCGAATATCGGGGCCTCTCAGAGCATGACTAACATAATAGACATGCTTCTAATCAGAGTCTTCTTCCTTTATCAGTAGTGAGCTGACAGCATACTCTGTAGTAGATAAGTAAACAAACAATTTCTCCCCGGGCTCCAGCTTTACTAGTACAAGAAGCTCTGCTAGATGGATCTTCATATCCTGGAAGGTCTGCTCACACTTCTCATCACATCCAAATTGTTGGGCCTTCTTTAGGACCTGAAAGAAAGGGTAACTTATGTGTGCTGATCGGGATATAAATCGAGAAAGagaagcaatcctcccggtcagCTTCTGCACTTCTTTGACAGATCGGGGAGATGGCATGCACAATACTGACTTGACTTTCTCCTGATTCACATCAATTCCCCGGTTTGTCACTATAAAACCCAAAAACTTGCCACTCTTCACGCCAAAGATATACTTGGCAGGGTTGAGCTTGATTCCATAATGCATCAGAGTGGCAAAAGTTTCCTCCAAATCAGTAATGATGTCCGCAACCTCTTTAGACTTGCCcagaatatcatccacatatacctCCACATTCCGGCCTAACTGCTTCTCAAAGTCTTTGTTCATAAGACGTTGGTAGGTGTCCCCGgcattcttcaacccgaaaggcattacaacgtaacaaaacttacctCCAAaggtgatgaagctggcctTATCTTGATCATCCTTGGCCAAGGGGATTTGATGGTACCCCTAGTAAGCATCCATGAAGCTCAGCAAGTCATAGCCCGGGGTGGATTCTACCAATTGATCGATCTGGGGCAGGGGATAATGATCTTTGGGGCAAGCTTTATTGAGGTCCCGGAAATCCACACACATTCTCCACTTTTCGGTGGACTTTGGCACCAATACCACATTCGAGAACCAGGTAGAAAATTGAATTTCCCGAATGTGGCCGACCTTCAGCAGATCTCTCACTTGTTCGTCAATAACTTTGTCCTTCTCAGGACCAAAGTGCCTCTTCTTTTCCTTAACCATGTGAGATCCCGGGAGAACATTTAAGTGATGCTCCGAAATCAGAGGTGAGATCCCTGTCAATTCCTGCTAGGACCAGGCAAAAGCatgaatattagtttttaaGCAATTAATCAAACTAACCCGGGTAGATACACTGAGGTCCCGAGCCACCTGGATTTGCTGGCCTGGTCCGACTTCTACAACCTCCTGCTCTTCCTCAGCCACAAAATGTACCTCACCCTTTTCCACTACTCTCCCTCCTATCTCAACAATTCTTGTTTTCTTCCAAGCCTTCCTAGCTTTACTTTGGCCCACTCGGACTGCTTCCACGTAGCACTTCCGAGAAGAAGGTAGATCTCCCCGGACTTTGCCTACCCGGCTTCCCACaggaaatttgattttttggtGATAAGTGGATGCTACAGCCCTCAACTCATTCATGGCCGGCCGCCCCAAAATGATGTTATATAATGATGGGGAATCCACCACACTGAAAGTGGTCATCACTGTCTTCTTAAGATCTCGGGAGCCCAAAGTCAATGGCAGGACAATCTCCCTTTCTCCACGGTCTCCAGCTGAAACCCTTGCAAATCCATCTGCACCAGGGCATCCATAAAGATAACATTCACAGAACTGCCAGAGTCCAAGAAGACTCTAAGAATATCATAATTTGCCATCCGGGCTTAGATAACCAAGGCATCATTGTGGGGTAGATTTACACCCTTCAAATCCTCAGGGCCAAAACTGATAACTACTTCACTCCCCCTCATCCTTTCCACTTCCATGCAATCCCTCCTACTTCTTGATTTCTTTGCCCGGTTGGAGTCTCCATCAGTGGAGCCTCCCGATATCATCTTTATTAAACACGCATCGGCGGACGAGGCCTTCCTTTCAAGTTTCGGCTCTCTCCTCTTACCGGCATCACTTCTTGGGGCATTCCTCGAATCTCCTCGAGTGCTGGGTCCTGGTTGCCGAGAAGTCCAAGGTGGCACTATCGGCCTTTTGTTGGTGttaggattattttgtccgacagatgatcgaaataataaaaatatcagaatatgattaaaaataataaattcgtGTTTTATCAGAGTTaaatgttgtgccagatgttacaacatctcggataacatgcagcggaatattatattttgtaacacaaattcactttaaataaacagatggacgagattaaatatgcacaagtataaatacttatgcggtgccttatggcaaaaattaatcactagaaaactcaatcgtttacaaaaacctaacactagtgattatgacaaaaatcaatttcctcaacaagttgagaaaacaaatgctttctaaaacaaacaaccagaataaaactaaaacaagaaagcaaaaacgtgtTGCCAAACAGTAGATCCACGAGAAGCAATCTTCGGTCAACTTCTTCCCACATGTTGTCCgcagatgttctcaacattcacAGCAACACTCTATCACCCTCTTCACAGCACGTTTCTCAAATAAGGGTTTTCTCTGAATTTCTGAACGTGCACAGAAGTGAATATTGACCGGGGGGGAAGAAGCCGCAAGAAAAACTCTCACTAAAAACTCCAAGAAAATCTTCTCACGTTAAAAATCTTCACGAAACTTCCCATGAAAAACACTTCGACTCCACGAAAATTCTACACACaaactctctgaatttttcCCACGAAAATTCTTTCTTTTAAGCTCCCAAGAAAATCACCTCCACGAAAATCCTACACGTGAACTCCTCCACTAAAACTCTCTCACTCTCAATCCTTTTTAATCTCCATCTCTcttatttataatttccttCATCTCACAAGAAAATCTACAAAACAAAGAAATCAAgagttaaatcaataatatcatatcttcaagatctttatcataaatataatatctagaaaaGACAAACCCAATATTCCACATACTCTTATCAAGAATGAAATTAGATTTAAGgaagatattatatcacaataaaatcttaacataattatctagaaagacaaaaccataattcaatattatactcaatcaaatcaacaaggaaaagataatattagggaaatcaatttaatatggaaattatatttcccttcaatctctccctttttgcctttctggacaaaatcaaatcaaactcaatTTCTTAGTTGAACTCCAGTTAACTCCCCCTTAATATGA from Primulina tabacum isolate GXHZ01 chromosome 14, ASM2559414v2, whole genome shotgun sequence includes:
- the LOC142523878 gene encoding uncharacterized protein LOC142523878 produces the protein MISGGSTDGDSNRAKKSRSRRDCMEVERMRGSEVVISFGPEDLKGFCECYLYGCPGADGFARVSAGDRGEREIVLPLTLGSRDLKKTVMTTFSVVDSPSLYNIILGRPAMNELRAVASTYHQKIKFPVGSRVGKVRGDLPSSRKCYVEAVRVGQSKARKAWKKTRIVEIGGRVVEKGEVHFVAEEEQEVVEVGPGQQIQVARDLSVSTRELTGISPLISEHHLNVLPGSHMVKEKKRHFGPEKDKVIDEQVRDLLKVGHIREIQFSTWFSNVGYHQIPLAKDDQDKASFITFGGKFCYVVMPFGLKNAGDTYQRLMNKDFEKQLGRNVEVYVDDILGKSKEVADIITDLEETFATLMHYGIKLNPAKYIFGVKSGKFLGFIVTNRGIDVNQEKVKSVLCMPSPRSVKEVQKLTGRIASLSRFISRSAHISYPFFQVLKKAQQFGCDEKCEQTFQDMKIHLAELLVLVKLEPGEKLFVYLSTTEYAVSSLLIKEEDSD